From the Streptomyces sp. Tu 2975 genome, one window contains:
- a CDS encoding beta-eliminating lyase-related protein: protein MTDTNGTNEYGKQAEPDDRDHRTEPATADGQNGQDDPDGEDAPDEQDERRRRLAAWRASGRVLSRVSADRRIGERIAALAEAAGEVHDLDDWTDVYGNGVVAELERRTASLLGFPAAAFFPTGTMAQQVALRCWAARTGNATVALHPQAHPEVHERSAFSVVSGLRTVHPTAEHRLPTADEVRECDEPFGALMLELPLRDAGFVLPTWDELVAVVEAARQRDAVVHFDGARLWECAPHFGRPLDEIASLADSVYVSFYKSLDGMSGAVLAGPAPVIDEARAWRHRYGGQLFQQYPAALSALLGLERELPRLPSYVAHAKVVAAALTDALREPAVPWSRVHPPVPHTHQFQVWLPYDKDVLNEAALTQAEETGVTLFRRWFSEGCPPGVSVTEVTVASEGLEWTPQDVAEAVSEFVRRVRGSAAA, encoded by the coding sequence GTGACGGACACGAACGGAACGAACGAGTACGGCAAGCAGGCGGAGCCCGACGACCGGGACCACCGGACCGAGCCGGCCACCGCGGACGGACAGAACGGGCAGGACGACCCGGACGGGGAGGACGCCCCGGACGAGCAGGACGAGCGGCGTCGCCGCCTCGCCGCGTGGCGCGCGTCGGGCCGTGTGCTGTCGCGTGTCTCCGCCGACCGGCGGATCGGCGAGCGCATCGCCGCGCTGGCGGAGGCCGCGGGCGAGGTGCACGACCTGGACGACTGGACCGACGTGTACGGGAACGGGGTCGTGGCGGAGCTGGAGCGGCGTACGGCCTCGCTGCTCGGTTTCCCGGCCGCCGCGTTCTTCCCGACCGGCACGATGGCGCAGCAGGTGGCGCTGCGCTGCTGGGCGGCGCGCACCGGGAACGCGACGGTCGCTCTGCACCCCCAGGCGCATCCGGAGGTGCACGAACGCTCCGCCTTCTCCGTGGTGAGCGGCCTGCGCACGGTGCACCCGACGGCGGAGCACCGGCTGCCGACGGCCGACGAGGTGCGCGAGTGCGACGAGCCCTTCGGCGCGCTGATGCTCGAACTGCCGCTGCGGGACGCCGGCTTCGTGCTGCCGACCTGGGACGAGCTGGTGGCCGTCGTGGAGGCGGCGCGGCAACGTGATGCGGTGGTGCACTTCGACGGCGCGCGTCTGTGGGAGTGCGCCCCGCACTTCGGCCGCCCACTGGACGAGATCGCGTCCCTGGCGGACAGCGTGTACGTGTCGTTCTACAAGTCCCTGGACGGCATGTCGGGGGCGGTGCTCGCCGGTCCGGCGCCGGTGATCGACGAGGCGCGGGCCTGGCGGCACCGGTACGGGGGCCAGCTGTTCCAGCAGTACCCGGCCGCGTTGTCGGCGCTGCTGGGCCTCGAGCGGGAGCTGCCCCGGCTGCCGTCGTACGTGGCCCACGCGAAGGTCGTCGCCGCGGCGCTCACGGACGCGCTGCGCGAGCCGGCCGTCCCCTGGTCGCGCGTCCACCCGCCCGTTCCGCACACCCACCAGTTCCAGGTCTGGCTGCCGTACGACAAGGACGTCCTGAACGAGGCGGCGCTGACGCAGGCGGAGGAGACGGGCGTGACGCTCTTCCGGCGCTGGTTCTCGGAAGGCTGCCCGCCGGGTGTCTCGGTCACGGAGGTGACGGTCGCGTCCGAGGGCCTCGAGTGGACGCCGCAGGACGTGGCGGAGGCGGTCTCGGAGTTCGTCCGCCGCGTCCGGGGGTCCGCCGCCGCGTAA
- a CDS encoding DUF5937 family protein, producing the protein MTIDITGLAPERIVFDISPLAELGVALHALSEPAHHPGLHGWATATAAGLKPDLADRLHEADFLWRSTFSDIFLPFAGLPAEPGRIGASLKEELDLLDRLDDERFVSSALEFTCASTYSTGAPSPLVDASRRAHALDLAANRGPRQLDFTRRLLADPASVRAWLRRLFEDCEDAFFADTWGRVSTQLAADARHKTELMRRKGLAEALRAVSPALSLDEGGTVISADKLADGRTTATDPAFGAGLTLLPSSFGWPHLMVVHAPGWQPVIQYPIGAPELPAAASVELLKLRMDALAHPMRMRLSRNLGRAAYTTSELADSLGISAPEVSRHLAVLKKAKLISTRRRGRYVLHQLDVTAVARLGSDFLETVLR; encoded by the coding sequence GTGACCATCGACATCACGGGGCTGGCCCCCGAGCGCATCGTCTTCGACATCTCCCCACTCGCCGAGCTGGGCGTGGCCCTCCACGCGCTCTCCGAGCCCGCGCACCACCCCGGGCTGCACGGCTGGGCCACGGCGACGGCCGCCGGGCTCAAGCCGGACCTCGCCGACCGGCTGCACGAGGCCGACTTCCTGTGGCGTTCGACGTTCTCGGACATCTTCCTGCCCTTCGCCGGGCTGCCGGCGGAGCCAGGACGGATCGGCGCGAGCCTCAAGGAGGAGCTGGACCTGCTCGACCGACTCGACGACGAGCGGTTCGTGTCGTCGGCGCTCGAGTTCACCTGCGCCAGCACATACTCGACCGGCGCCCCGTCCCCGCTCGTCGACGCCTCACGGCGGGCCCATGCGCTCGATCTGGCGGCCAACCGCGGGCCCCGCCAACTGGACTTCACGCGGCGGCTGCTGGCCGACCCGGCGTCCGTACGCGCCTGGCTGCGGCGGCTCTTCGAGGACTGCGAAGACGCCTTCTTCGCGGACACCTGGGGACGCGTCTCGACCCAGCTCGCCGCCGACGCCCGCCACAAGACCGAGCTCATGCGCCGCAAGGGCCTCGCGGAGGCGCTGCGCGCCGTTTCCCCGGCGCTGTCGCTCGACGAGGGCGGCACCGTGATCAGTGCCGACAAGCTCGCTGACGGGCGGACCACCGCCACCGACCCGGCGTTCGGCGCCGGGCTCACGCTGCTGCCGTCCAGCTTCGGCTGGCCGCATCTGATGGTGGTGCACGCACCCGGCTGGCAGCCGGTGATCCAGTACCCGATCGGGGCGCCCGAACTGCCGGCCGCCGCCTCCGTGGAACTGCTGAAACTCCGCATGGACGCGCTCGCCCACCCGATGCGGATGCGGTTGTCCCGCAACCTCGGCCGGGCCGCGTACACGACCAGCGAGCTCGCGGACTCCCTCGGCATCAGCGCACCCGAGGTCTCCCGCCACCTGGCCGTGCTGAAGAAGGCCAAGCTGATCTCCACCCGCAGGCGCGGCCGTTACGTGCTCCACCAGCTGGACGTGACGGCCGTGGCACGGCTCGGGAGCGACTTCCTCGAGACGGTGCTGCGCTGA
- a CDS encoding response regulator transcription factor, with the protein MSIRVMLVDDQVLLRTGFRMVLAAQPDMEVVAEAGDGAEAIENLRSTAVDVVLMDVRMPRLDGVEATRRICAEPDAPKVLILTTFDLDEYAFSGLKAGASGFMLKDVPPGELLGAIRSVHSGDAVVAPSTTRRLLDRFSPMLPSAGPEPRQKELARLTEREREVMMLVAQGLSNGEIAGRLVLSEATVKTHVGRILTKLGLRDRVQVVVLAYETGLVRAGGGAG; encoded by the coding sequence ATGTCCATCCGCGTGATGCTCGTCGACGACCAGGTGCTGCTGCGCACCGGCTTCCGCATGGTGCTCGCCGCCCAGCCGGACATGGAGGTCGTCGCGGAGGCCGGCGACGGCGCGGAGGCGATCGAGAACCTCCGGTCGACCGCCGTCGACGTCGTGCTGATGGACGTACGCATGCCGAGGCTCGACGGCGTGGAGGCGACGCGGCGCATCTGCGCGGAGCCGGACGCCCCCAAGGTGCTGATCCTGACCACCTTCGACCTCGACGAGTACGCCTTCTCGGGGCTGAAGGCCGGCGCCAGCGGCTTCATGCTCAAGGACGTGCCGCCCGGCGAACTGCTCGGCGCGATCCGTTCCGTGCACAGCGGTGACGCGGTCGTGGCGCCGTCGACGACGCGGCGGCTGCTGGACCGCTTCTCCCCGATGCTGCCGAGTGCCGGCCCGGAGCCGCGGCAGAAGGAGCTGGCGAGGCTGACGGAACGGGAGCGGGAAGTGATGATGCTCGTCGCCCAGGGCCTGTCCAACGGGGAGATCGCCGGCCGCCTGGTGCTCTCGGAGGCCACCGTCAAGACGCACGTCGGCCGCATCCTGACCAAGCTCGGGCTCCGTGACCGCGTGCAGGTCGTGGTGCTCGCCTACGAGACCGGGCTGGTCCGGGCCGGCGGCGGGGCGGGTTGA